Proteins from a genomic interval of Syngnathoides biaculeatus isolate LvHL_M chromosome 23, ASM1980259v1, whole genome shotgun sequence:
- the LOC133496613 gene encoding dynein regulatory complex subunit 4-like, translating to MPPKKGKGKKEAKAPKAPPEPEPPPELSEEVKALIRQVEQLQIDVETEMKARNKFQLEVDMLRTFWEVTGKQLEETNAEFVNLYNEIETDELNHRQDIKEYLGEIKLYKEDLKKHQKDFEKHVRKADDMEVKPYEKERAEMILDEQLDIEDTVSTLKAKHNEDMARRGQEMREQLLQTEQKYKKKLELLQHDLTNKEKTKLSERETYWSSLIHSLQQDHDKRFSEFDAFLNECKKKDLHHKDKLRKQIQVFVATEETKNQRVDGSLDVKMLKQEQKKVQAQILKLRKLLRNPIMKTNPNERVKRLELKQLKCDYDSRDQKFKQLEEDMDEMRKSYCENILDIQQKANQEHADLETKLATVMEKIHKLQALVCLRLFGIDLGGVLSEAGENLVPALKEEAGHLQEHWSRKTRLNQTIAWQLQNVKELLQRDLETAVKERTALIKLINEKTDEVFQAKAELQKVSWQLEVMTNFKSGKVVQDSLPEPLEPPVHLQDDRQAMGGLMEEVVRIACKNPPTKSPNKWSSLMLDQVLDRQLRNSRELLQCHAEMATKRRTQLILILNDKTHELHSLARKIREAKKELEKQKLAAERDQSIGGGLVKRSHM from the coding sequence ATGCCACCCAAGAAAGGCAAAGGCAAAAAGGAGGCAAAGGCGCCCAAAGCACCGCCAGAACCCGAGCCTCCGCCCGAATTGTCCGAAGAGGTGAAGGCCCTCATCAGGCAAGTTGAACAGCTCCAAATCGATGTGGAAACAGAAATGAAGGCGAGGAACAAGTTCCAGCTGGAGGTGGACATGCTGCGCACCTTCTGGGAGGTGACGGGCAAGCAGCTGGAGGAAACCAACGCCGAGTTTGTCAACCTGTACAACGAAATTGAGACGGACGAGCTCAACCACAGACAGGACATCAAAGAGTACTTGGGAGAAATCAAGCTCTACAAGGAAGACCTCAAGAAGCACCAGAAGGACTTTGAAAAGCACGTGCGCAAGGCTGACGACATGGAGGTGAAGCCATACGAGAAGGAACGTGCAGAGATGATACTGGACGAACAGCTCGATATCGAGGACACGGTCAGTACGCTGAAAGCTAAGCACAACGAAGACATGGCGAGGAGAGGGCAGGAGATGAGGGAGCAGCTGCTGCAGACGGAGCAAAAGTACAAGAAGAAGCTGGAGCTGCTCCAACACGACCTGACCAACAAGGAGAAGACCAAActgagcgagagggagacctaCTGGAGCAGCCTCATTCACAGTCTGCAGCAAGACCACGACAAACGCTTCAGCGAGTTTGACGCCTTCCTCAATGAGTGCAAGAAGAAGGACTTGCACCATAAGGACAAGCTGAGGAAGCAAATCCAAGTCTTTGTTGCCACGGAGGAGACCAAAAACCAGCGCGTGGACGGATCGCTGGACGTCAAGATGCTGAAACAGGAACAAAAGAAAGTCCAGGCGCAAATCCTCAAACTCCGGAAACTCTTGAGGAACCCCATCATGAAGACGAACCCCAATGAGCGCGTCAAACGTCTGGAGCTGAAACAGCTTAAGTGCGACTACGACTCGCGGGATCAGAAGTTCAAGCAACTCGAGGAAGACATGGACGAGATGCGCAAGAGCTACTGTGAAAACATCCTGGACATCCAGCAGAAAGCCAATCAGGAGCACGCAGATCTGGAAACCAAACTGGCGAcagtgatggaaaaaatacacaagctcCAAGCTTTGGTATGCTTGCGGCTCTTTGGCATCGACTTGGGTGGAGTCCTGAGCGAAGCAGGGGAAAACCTGGTTCCGGCCTTGAAGGAAGAAGCGGGACATCTCCAGGAACACTGGAGCCGCAAGACCAGACTCAACCAGACTATCGCGTGGCAGCTGCAAAATGTGAAGGAGCTTCTTCAGAGAGACCTGGAGACTGCGGTCAAGGAGAGGACGGCTTTGATTAAATTGATCAACGAGAAGACTGATGAGGTGTTCCAAGCCAAGGCAGAGCTGCAAAAAGTCTCATGGCAGCTTGAAGTGATGACAAATTTTAAATCCGGAAAAGTTGTACAGGATTCCCTTCCAGAGCCCTTGGAGCCGCCGGTCCACCTCCAGGACGACCGGCAAGCGATGGGCGGCCTGATGGAGGAAGTCGTGAGGATCGCATGCAAGAATCCCCCGACCAAGTCCCCAAACAAGTGGAGCTCCTTAATGCTAGACCAGGTCCTGGACAGGCAGCTGAGGAACAGCAGGGAGCTTCTGCAGTGTCACGCAGAAATGGCCACCAAGAGGAGGACGCAGCTCATCCTGATCCTGAACGACAAGACCCACGAGCTGCACAGCCTTGCGCGAAAAATCAGGGAGGCCAAAAAGGAGTTGGAGAAGCAGAAGTTAGCCGCCGAGCGGGATCAGAGCATAGGGGGAGGTTTGGTGAAGCGCAGCCACATGTGA